One genomic region from Deltaproteobacteria bacterium encodes:
- a CDS encoding sigma-54-dependent Fis family transcriptional regulator, with translation MTTNALEILVVEDEDAQRELICDRLRAEGYRVRDAADADSAIAQFGARPPDLVLMDIRLPGMDGFEAAKTLRSMPANRYVPIIACTARDQIEDRAQAFDFGIDDYVTKPFEMAQLVLRIRSAARMIATFTDYRRAVTENQRLRSMVEEIARQVPRPRSSEHIVGDSDALHGVFARLMPAAVSDATVLLLGETGTGKELFARLIHDNSPRRDRAFVVQDCTTLPGNLVESELFGHTRGAFTGATGARAGLIVSADGGTVFLDEIGDLPSDAQARLLRLVQEREIRPVGSDTVHKVDVRLIAATHCDLEQRVRDGRFRADLFYRLGQLRVTIPPLRERVEDIPLLVAHFLAEYARRYGKRMVDASAGAIDTLRAYPFPGNVRQLRHEIERAVIFFGDEPALEIVHLSEEIRRETRREAGGSAPMAASREREASLVERRHEAERGIVEDALRASGYSITRTATALGLTRQGLRKKLIRLGFSSSKTPES, from the coding sequence ATGACGACGAACGCACTCGAAATTCTGGTGGTGGAAGACGAGGACGCGCAACGGGAGTTGATCTGCGACCGTTTGCGCGCCGAGGGCTATCGTGTCCGCGACGCCGCGGATGCCGATTCCGCGATCGCCCAATTCGGCGCGCGGCCGCCCGACCTCGTTCTCATGGACATCCGGTTGCCGGGGATGGACGGATTCGAGGCGGCGAAAACCCTGCGCTCCATGCCGGCGAATCGATACGTTCCCATCATCGCCTGCACGGCGCGGGACCAGATCGAGGACCGTGCTCAGGCGTTCGACTTCGGAATCGACGATTACGTCACCAAGCCCTTCGAGATGGCGCAGCTCGTTCTGCGTATCCGGTCGGCCGCCCGGATGATCGCGACCTTCACGGATTACCGCCGGGCGGTCACGGAGAATCAGCGACTGCGTTCGATGGTCGAGGAGATCGCGCGGCAGGTCCCGCGTCCGCGAAGTTCCGAGCACATCGTCGGCGACAGCGATGCGCTGCATGGCGTCTTTGCGCGGTTGATGCCCGCCGCCGTGTCCGACGCGACCGTGCTGCTGCTTGGCGAAACCGGCACCGGCAAGGAACTCTTCGCGCGGCTGATCCACGACAACAGCCCGCGCCGCGATCGGGCCTTTGTTGTACAGGACTGCACGACGCTCCCCGGCAATCTCGTGGAGTCGGAGTTGTTCGGCCACACGCGCGGTGCGTTTACCGGGGCGACGGGCGCCCGCGCCGGCCTCATCGTCTCCGCGGACGGCGGCACCGTATTTCTCGACGAGATCGGCGACCTTCCGTCCGACGCGCAGGCCCGGCTGCTGCGCCTGGTGCAGGAGCGCGAGATCCGCCCCGTCGGGTCGGATACCGTGCACAAAGTCGACGTCCGCCTCATCGCGGCCACGCACTGCGATCTGGAGCAGCGCGTCAGGGACGGGCGATTTCGCGCCGATCTCTTTTATCGGCTCGGGCAACTGCGCGTCACGATTCCGCCGCTTCGCGAACGGGTCGAGGATATCCCGCTCCTCGTCGCGCATTTTCTGGCGGAGTATGCGCGCCGCTACGGCAAGAGGATGGTCGATGCCTCGGCGGGCGCGATCGATACGCTGCGGGCATACCCGTTTCCCGGCAACGTGCGGCAACTGCGTCACGAGATCGAACGGGCCGTCATTTTTTTCGGCGACGAACCCGCGCTGGAGATCGTTCATCTGAGCGAGGAGATTCGGCGGGAAACGCGTCGCGAGGCCGGCGGGTCGGCGCCGATGGCCGCGTCGCGCGAACGGGAAGCGAGCCTCGTCGAAAGACGGCACGAGGCCGAGCGCGGGATCGTGGAAGACGCGCTGCGCGCAAGCGGCTACAGCATCACACGCACGGCGACGGCTCTCGGGCTCACACGCCAGGGGCTTCGAAAAAAGCTCATCCGGCTGGGCTTTTCGTCGTCGAAGACGCCGGAATCCTGA
- a CDS encoding HAMP domain-containing histidine kinase has product MTDMAVEHEWNDIHAKFRSAIKINLAVVVLITVMVFVVWRAHRAFDLSYAQFALSSGWAFAYCTFFAIWNRRGFELKHHSPTYHRNGVGIGLYLANLASIAVLVHFTGGAQSLFILLFALLALMCEFIVPPAMSRWMIAVMLAVYGAQLVIEHLLQVAHGAAPRMSGLFEFTDAAHRNLVWSTATMYAAVVVTTLLGVRIGRELFSTLGEQRAQIAAARDTLEERVRERTADLQRALVEVRGAYAALEQDREQLARFNANVAHELRTPLNILQGSVANVLDGVYGSLGEGQERALGHLRDNVEKLRRIMETLLDVAKSSAGKIEIHREQFSPVSEIRNIARELESVSSGRRVEVVADADAAAALALTDRFKFGQILTNLIENALKYAPDGPVRIVVRSGASSLSIEVRDEGPGVAPEEARLIFEPFARGRAANRKSGSGLGLSLARSLARLLGGDVVLQEHAGAGAIFVLTLPPADSSSEVRIHP; this is encoded by the coding sequence TTGACGGACATGGCCGTCGAACACGAGTGGAACGACATCCACGCCAAATTCCGCTCGGCGATCAAGATCAATCTCGCGGTGGTCGTGCTCATCACGGTCATGGTGTTCGTCGTCTGGCGCGCGCACCGGGCGTTCGACCTGAGCTACGCCCAGTTCGCCCTTTCGTCGGGGTGGGCGTTCGCGTATTGCACGTTTTTCGCGATCTGGAATCGTCGCGGATTCGAATTGAAACACCACTCGCCCACGTATCACCGAAACGGAGTGGGCATCGGGCTCTACCTCGCCAACCTCGCCTCGATCGCGGTGCTTGTCCATTTCACCGGCGGTGCGCAGAGCCTGTTCATCCTGCTCTTCGCGCTGCTCGCGCTGATGTGCGAGTTCATTGTGCCGCCCGCCATGTCGCGCTGGATGATCGCCGTGATGCTCGCGGTTTACGGCGCGCAGCTCGTCATCGAGCACCTGCTGCAGGTTGCTCACGGAGCGGCGCCGAGGATGAGCGGTCTGTTCGAGTTCACCGACGCGGCGCACCGGAACCTGGTGTGGTCCACCGCGACCATGTACGCCGCGGTCGTCGTGACAACCCTGCTCGGCGTGCGCATCGGGCGCGAACTGTTTTCGACGCTCGGGGAGCAGCGCGCGCAGATCGCCGCGGCGCGCGACACGCTGGAGGAGCGCGTACGGGAACGCACGGCCGACCTGCAACGGGCGCTGGTCGAGGTGCGCGGCGCTTACGCGGCGCTGGAACAGGATCGCGAGCAACTCGCGCGGTTCAACGCCAACGTCGCCCACGAGCTGCGCACTCCGTTGAATATCCTGCAGGGAAGTGTGGCGAACGTGCTCGACGGCGTTTACGGATCGCTCGGCGAAGGGCAGGAGAGGGCGCTCGGGCACCTGCGGGACAATGTGGAGAAACTGCGTCGCATCATGGAGACGCTGCTCGACGTCGCGAAGTCGTCCGCGGGGAAGATCGAGATTCACCGCGAACAATTCTCGCCCGTTTCCGAGATCCGGAACATCGCGCGCGAGTTGGAGTCGGTGTCGTCCGGTCGGCGGGTCGAGGTCGTCGCCGATGCCGACGCGGCGGCCGCCCTTGCCCTGACGGACCGTTTCAAGTTCGGTCAAATCCTGACGAACCTGATCGAAAATGCGCTCAAGTACGCGCCCGACGGACCGGTCAGGATCGTCGTTCGCTCCGGCGCGTCGAGCCTGTCCATCGAGGTGCGCGACGAAGGCCCGGGCGTCGCGCCCGAGGAGGCCAGGTTGATCTTCGAGCCCTTTGCACGGGGCCGAGCGGCGAACCGAAAGTCTGGGTCGGGTCTGGGACTGTCGCTCGCGCGCAGCCTCGCCCGACTTTTGGGCGGCGATGTCGTTCTGCAAGAGCACGCCGGCGCCGGCGCGATCTTCGTCCTGACGCTTCCGCCCGCGGACTCTTCATCGGAGGTTCGGATTCATCCATGA